In Primulina tabacum isolate GXHZ01 unplaced genomic scaffold, ASM2559414v2 Contig104, whole genome shotgun sequence, a genomic segment contains:
- the LOC142534048 gene encoding uncharacterized protein LOC142534048 isoform X1 has protein sequence MAEENKADIPARYDLNAKWDACLDLGLRRFVYSSFAGAFTGLLLFRSPVTRWASVAFGAGVGIGSAYSQCSHKFDESPPKLNPILSDAPPSKVIMFLLILILLSFIGYGVSAINYILPFVFSQKYASVQ, from the exons ATGGCGGAGGAAAACAAGGCTGATATTCCAGCTCGATACGATTTGAATGCAAAATGGGACGCCTGCCTCGATTTGGGCCTTCGTCGCTTTGTTTACTCTTCGTTCGCCGGTGCTTTTACCGGGCTGTTGCTCTTCC GGAGTCCGGTTACACGCTGGGCATCTGTAGCTTTTGGTGCTGGAGTAGGGATTGGTTCTGCATACTCGCAATGCTCTCATAAATTTGACGAATCTCCGCCAAAACTGAATCCTATCCTTTCTGATGCCCCTCCGTCTAAGGTAATTATGTTCTTACTGATACTGATTTTACTTTCATTTATTGGTTATGGGGTGAGTGCGATTAACTATATTTTGCCATTTGTATTCTCCCAAAAATACGCATCTGTTCAGTAA
- the LOC142534048 gene encoding MICOS complex subunit MIC10-like isoform X3: MAEENKADIPARYDLNAKWDACLDLGLRRFVYSSFAGAFTGLLLFRSPVTRWASVAFGAGVGIGSAYSQCSHKFDESPPKLNPILSDAPPSKSLF; encoded by the exons ATGGCGGAGGAAAACAAGGCTGATATTCCAGCTCGATACGATTTGAATGCAAAATGGGACGCCTGCCTCGATTTGGGCCTTCGTCGCTTTGTTTACTCTTCGTTCGCCGGTGCTTTTACCGGGCTGTTGCTCTTCC GGAGTCCGGTTACACGCTGGGCATCTGTAGCTTTTGGTGCTGGAGTAGGGATTGGTTCTGCATACTCGCAATGCTCTCATAAATTTGACGAATCTCCGCCAAAACTGAATCCTATCCTTTCTGATGCCCCTCCGTCTAAG TCGTTATTTTAG
- the LOC142534048 gene encoding MICOS complex subunit MIC10-like isoform X2, translating to MAEENKADIPARYDLNAKWDACLDLGLRRFVYSSFAGAFTGLLLFRSPVTRWASVAFGAGVGIGSAYSQCSHKFDESPPKLNPILSDAPPSKAEED from the exons ATGGCGGAGGAAAACAAGGCTGATATTCCAGCTCGATACGATTTGAATGCAAAATGGGACGCCTGCCTCGATTTGGGCCTTCGTCGCTTTGTTTACTCTTCGTTCGCCGGTGCTTTTACCGGGCTGTTGCTCTTCC GGAGTCCGGTTACACGCTGGGCATCTGTAGCTTTTGGTGCTGGAGTAGGGATTGGTTCTGCATACTCGCAATGCTCTCATAAATTTGACGAATCTCCGCCAAAACTGAATCCTATCCTTTCTGATGCCCCTCCGTCTAAG GCTGAGGAGGATTGA